From a single Brassica oleracea var. oleracea cultivar TO1000 chromosome C5, BOL, whole genome shotgun sequence genomic region:
- the LOC106343872 gene encoding putative F-box protein At2g02030, translating into MMASMEIYQRIVRETKRRRKGRREWKIEIPNDVMEEIVMRLPVRSIMRFQAVSKHWESVIKTRDFGARHMANQRSKDPKLMFVGYSFYNICFDQMDLETTSLEESLCFDIEEINGPIEISECCDGLVCFYCLTQAVKVINTATETLLPPLPLANFQRLHKAHPDPDLERDLRLEDDGQPPVPVPFISFTMFGFGKDNVTGRYKIVWLYNIYPATLNKKKKTRCEVFDLEERRWRFVTTRALDHHHILSNQRPPCANGSLYWLTGDEQGYPSTQTKLIVFDIHTEMFQVTSTPPFITPDASSDKIGLCNLDGRLCISELKGDCEQEFWWRVEECDKWERIFSVDLNSTSSWFGGITSQPLTPLAISKDNNKVVLSLTHQENLVDFDLDPDSTVYHLYYSGSYGLAVPYFPSLSLSFSSF; encoded by the coding sequence ATGATGGCGTCGATGGAGATTTATCAGAGAATCGTGAGAGAAACCAAACGGAGAAGAAAAGGAAGAAGAGAGTGGAAGATTGAGATCCCCAATGATGTCATGGAAGAAATCGTGATGAGGCTTCCGGTGAGATCGATTATGAGGTTCCAAGCGGTTTCAAAGCATTGGGAATCGGTGATTAAGACAAGAGATTTTGGGGCAAGACACATGGCTAATCAGAGAAGCAAGGATCCTAAACTCATGTTTGTCGGTTATAGTTTTTATAATATCTGTTTTGATCAAATGGACTTGGAAACGACTTCTCTTGAAGAAAGCCTCTGTTTTGATATTGAAGAGATTAATGGTCCTATCGAGATCTCCGAATGCTGCGATGGCCTTGTCTGCTTCTACTGCTTGACTCAAGCAGTGAAAGTGATAAATACGGCCACAGAAACGTTGTTGCCACCACTCCCCTTAGCAAATTTTCAGCGTCTTCATAAAGCCCATCCAGACCCGGATCTGGAGCGGGATCTGAGACTTGAAGATGATGGTCAGCCTCCTGTTCCAGTTCCATTCATATCATTTACTATGTTTGGATTTGGGAAAGACAACGTCACAGGAAGATATAAGATAGTGTGGCTCTATAATATATATCCTGCTACATTGAACAAGAAGAAGAAGACGAGATGCGAGGTTTTCGATTTAGAGGAACGGCGATGGAGATTCGTGACTACCAGAGCTCTTGATCATCACCACATCTTGTCTAATCAGAGGCCACCGTGTGCAAACGGATCATTGTACTGGCTCACGGGGGATGAACAAGGATACCCATCAACACAAACCAAGCTCATAGTTTTCGATATTCATACAGAGATGTTTCAAGTCACCTCAACACCACCTTTTATTACCCCTGATGCCTCTAGTGACAAAATTGGTTTATGCAATCTTGACGGTCGTCTGTGCATTTCTGAACTCAAGGGCGATTGCGAGCAAGAGTTTTGGTGGAGGGTTGAGGAATGTGACAAGTGGGAGAGAATCTTCTCAGTTGACTTGAATTCAACTTCCTCTTGGTTTGGTGGTATCACTTCACAGCCTCTCACACCTTTGGCCATTTCCAAGGATAACAACAAGGTCGTCCTCTCGCTTACCCATCAAGAAAACCTTGTTGACTTTGATCTTGATCCCGACTCAACTGTTTATCATTTGTATTATTCTGGTAGCTACGGCTTAGCTGTTCCTTATTTTCCAAGTTTATCGCTCTCTTTTTCTTCTTTCTAA